The following are encoded together in the Plasmodium reichenowi strain SY57 chromosome 3, whole genome shotgun sequence genome:
- a CDS encoding inorganic pyrophosphatase, putative (transcript variant 2; alternatively spliced), protein MYIYIFLCICLCMSMGLSNMFREHNVITPMKMRSFINKSVKRNLGDYNKNKMGSKLINVEGGNNQDDNKYNSNNVISINNKVNKNDYFIETNKELKINLNFQNNNIISNIFSNINIYDKISNIFINNKKTYMLKYNNNINEENFSISYFEKKDDNFVPISPWHHIDLKNDDGTYNMIVEITKYNYIKLEIQLREKFNVIKQDKKKGKLRYYHNSIYWNYGALPQTYEYPKHIYQNKSKKNKEPLLFTGDNDPLDILDIGSACLKIGQVVPVKILGAFTLIDEGELDWKIIAINKEDKHYEDINSLNDIEKYYPHTLSLLLEWFRSYKTADTKKLNLISKQLYDKKESEELIMKTHHYYLEFREDVKKLKEEHIKEPIKEHDYVNAQNIQFNYDKLNNNDDEPMENNLLEDINITYYKSDSAYKPDLNIWTP, encoded by the exons atgtatatatatatttttttgtgtatATGCTTATGTATGTCTATGG GTTTAAGTAATATGTTTCGAGAGCATAATGTAATAACTCCAATGAAGATGAGATCTTTTATTAACAAAAGTGTAAAA AGAAATTTGGGagattataataaaaataagatgGGAAGCAAACTTATAAATGTTGAAGGTGGCAATAATCaggatgataataaatataatagtaACAATGTAATAAgcataaataataaagttaataagaatgattattttatagagacaaataaagaattaaaaatcAATTTGAATTTTcaaaataacaatattatatcaaatattttttcgaacattaatatatatgataagataagtaatatttttataaacaataagaaaacatatatgctgaaatataataataatataaatgaagagAATTTCTCTATATCATATTTTGAAAAGAAGGATGATAATTTTGTGCCTATATCACCATGGCATCATATTGATCTGAAAAATGATGATGGTACTTACAATATGATTGTTgaaataacaaaatataattacataAAGTTAGAAATACAATTAAGGGAAAAATTTAATGTTATTAAAcaagataaaaaaaaaggaaaactcagatattatcataattcCATTTATTGGAACTATGGAGCTTTACCACAAACATATGAATATCcaaaacatatatatcaaaacaaatcaaaaaaaaataaggaaccattattatttactGGAGATAACGATCCATTAGATATTCTCGATATTGGAAGTGCATGTCTAAAAATCGGACAAGTGGTTCCGGTCAAG ataTTGGGAGCTTTCACCTTGATTGACGAGGGAGAATTGGATTGGAAAATAATAGCTATAAAC AAAGAAGATAAACATTATGAGGATATCAACTCGTTAAACGACATAGAAAAGTACTACCCACATACTCTTAGTTTATTACTTGAGTGGTTCAGATCATATAAAACGGCAGATAcgaaaaaattaaatttaatatctAAACAATTATATGACAAGAAAGAAAGTGAAGAACTTATAATGAAAACacatcattattatctgGAGTTTCGAGAAGACgtaaagaaattaaaagaagaaCATATTAAAGAACCTATTAAAGAACATGATTATGTAAATGCAcaaaatatacaatttaattatgacaaattaaataataatgatgatgaacCTATGGAAAATAATCTCCTGGaagatattaatataaCGTACTATAAGTCTGATAGTGCTTACAAGCCAGATCTCAACATATGGACaccttaa
- a CDS encoding inorganic pyrophosphatase, putative (transcript variant 1; alternatively spliced): MGSKLINVEGGNNQDDNKYNSNNVISINNKVNKNDYFIETNKELKINLNFQNNNIISNIFSNINIYDKISNIFINNKKTYMLKYNNNINEENFSISYFEKKDDNFVPISPWHHIDLKNDDGTYNMIVEITKYNYIKLEIQLREKFNVIKQDKKKGKLRYYHNSIYWNYGALPQTYEYPKHIYQNKSKKNKEPLLFTGDNDPLDILDIGSACLKIGQVVPVKILGAFTLIDEGELDWKIIAINKEDKHYEDINSLNDIEKYYPHTLSLLLEWFRSYKTADTKKLNLISKQLYDKKESEELIMKTHHYYLEFREDVKKLKEEHIKEPIKEHDYVNAQNIQFNYDKLNNNDDEPMENNLLEDINITYYKSDSAYKPDLNIWTP; the protein is encoded by the exons atgGGAAGCAAACTTATAAATGTTGAAGGTGGCAATAATCaggatgataataaatataatagtaACAATGTAATAAgcataaataataaagttaataagaatgattattttatagagacaaataaagaattaaaaatcAATTTGAATTTTcaaaataacaatattatatcaaatattttttcgaacattaatatatatgataagataagtaatatttttataaacaataagaaaacatatatgctgaaatataataataatataaatgaagagAATTTCTCTATATCATATTTTGAAAAGAAGGATGATAATTTTGTGCCTATATCACCATGGCATCATATTGATCTGAAAAATGATGATGGTACTTACAATATGATTGTTgaaataacaaaatataattacataAAGTTAGAAATACAATTAAGGGAAAAATTTAATGTTATTAAAcaagataaaaaaaaaggaaaactcagatattatcataattcCATTTATTGGAACTATGGAGCTTTACCACAAACATATGAATATCcaaaacatatatatcaaaacaaatcaaaaaaaaataaggaaccattattatttactGGAGATAACGATCCATTAGATATTCTCGATATTGGAAGTGCATGTCTAAAAATCGGACAAGTGGTTCCGGTCAAG ataTTGGGAGCTTTCACCTTGATTGACGAGGGAGAATTGGATTGGAAAATAATAGCTATAAAC AAAGAAGATAAACATTATGAGGATATCAACTCGTTAAACGACATAGAAAAGTACTACCCACATACTCTTAGTTTATTACTTGAGTGGTTCAGATCATATAAAACGGCAGATAcgaaaaaattaaatttaatatctAAACAATTATATGACAAGAAAGAAAGTGAAGAACTTATAATGAAAACacatcattattatctgGAGTTTCGAGAAGACgtaaagaaattaaaagaagaaCATATTAAAGAACCTATTAAAGAACATGATTATGTAAATGCAcaaaatatacaatttaattatgacaaattaaataataatgatgatgaacCTATGGAAAATAATCTCCTGGaagatattaatataaCGTACTATAAGTCTGATAGTGCTTACAAGCCAGATCTCAACATATGGACaccttaa